In the Camelus dromedarius isolate mCamDro1 chromosome 13, mCamDro1.pat, whole genome shotgun sequence genome, one interval contains:
- the ACOD1 gene encoding cis-aconitate decarboxylase, with amino-acid sequence MMLKSVTASFAKVIHGLKVGHLTDHVIQRSKRMILDTLGVGLLGTNTEVFHKAHEYSKVYTSSVSSTVWGRPGFGLPPAYAAFVNGVAIHSMDFDDTWYPATHPSGPVLPVLMALSEALPPSPKCSGLDLLLAFNVGIEVQGRLMHFSKEANDIPKRFHPPSVVGTLGSAAAASKFLGLSVTECQEALAIAVSHAGAPMANAATQTKPLHIGNAARHGIEAVFLAMLGLQGNKQVLDMETGFGAFYANYSPKVLPDLDSHTWLLDQQDVAFKVFPAHLATHWVANAAASVRRHLVTDRALLPIDCIERIVLRIPDVQYVNRPFPDSEHEARHSFQYVACATLLDGAIAVPSFHKCQINRPQVRELLGKVELEHPRDNLPNFNTLYCEVSVVLKDGAIFTERCDTFYGHWRKPLSQKDLREKFRANASRVLSCHTVERLIELVENLEVVGDCSVLTALLKELSPPEVASKSI; translated from the exons ATGATGCTCAAG TCTGTCACAGCAAGCTTTGCCAAAGTGATCCATGGCTTGAAAGTGGGACACCTGACCGATCACGTCATTCAGAGGAGCAAGAGGATGATTCTGGATACTCTGGGCGTTGGGCTCCTGGGAACCAACACAGAAGTGTTTCACAAAGCCCATGAATACAGTAAA GTCTACACTTCCAGTGTATCCAGCACTGTTTGGGGTCGGCCAGGCTTCGGGCTCCCACCAGCATATGCTGCTTTCGTTAACGGTGTGGCT ATTCACTCAATGGATTTTGATGACACGTGGTACCCTGCCACTCACCCTTCTGGACCTGTCCTTCCTGTCCTCATGGCTTTATCAGAAGCCCTGCCTCCAAGTCCGAAGTGTTCTGGCCTTGACCTGCTGCTGGCTTTCAATGTTGGAATTGAAGTGCAAGGCCGATTAatgcatttctccaaggaagccAATGACATACCAAAGAG ATTCCATCCCCCCTCAGTGGTGGGAACTCTGGGGAGTGCTGCTGCTGCATCTAAGTTTTTGGGGCTCAGCGTGACGGAGTGCCAAGAGGCCCTGGCTATTGCTGTTTCTCATGCTGGGGCACCCATGGCAAATGCCGCCACTCAGACCAAGCCCCTTCATATTGGCAATGCTGCTAGGCATGGGATAGAAGCTGTTTTCCTGGCAATGCTGGGTCTCCAGGGAAACAAGCAGGTCTTGGACATGGAGACAGGGTTTGGGGCCTTCTATGCCAACTATTCCCCAAAAGTCCTTCCAGACCTAGATTCACATACTTGGTTGCTGGACCAGCAGGATGTGGCCTTCAAGGTTTTCCCTGCGCATCTGGCCACCCACTGGGTGGCAAACGCAGCTGCATCTGTGAGAAGACACCTTGTGACAGACAGAGCCCTGCTTCCCATTGACTGCATTGAGAGAATTGTGCTTAGAATTCCAGATGTCCAGTATGTGAATAGGCCCTTCCCAGACTCAGAGCACGAAGCCCGCCACTCCTTCCAGTATGTGGCCTGTGCCACGCTGCTTGATGGTGCCATCGCTGTCCCATCGTTCCACAAATGCCAGATCAACAGGCCACAGGTGAGAGAGCTGCTGGGTAAGGTGGAGCTGGAGCACCCTCGAGACAACCTCCCAAACTTCAACACACTGTACTGCGAGGTAAGTGTCGTCCTCAAGGATGGAGCCATCTTCACAGAGCGCTGTGATACCTTCTACGGTCACTGGAGGAAGCCTCTAAGCCAGAAGGACCTACGGGAAAAGTTCAGAGCCAATGCCTCCAGGGTGCTGTCCTGCCACACAGTAGAAAGGCTTATAGAGCTAGTAGAAAACCTAGAAGTCGTAGGAGACTGTTCTGTGCTGACTGCTCTTCTGAAAGAACTCTCTCCACCAGAAGTGGCTTCAAAATCTATCTAG